The region GAAGGTCATGCGCGGCACTGCCGTTGTGGCGCGGCGAATCCGCGCAGAGTTCAATCGCGGTGTAGGAATTTGGTTCGATCATCAAAATATCGATTGCGTGATCGAGCACTGCGTGACTGTACGAAATCACATGGCGGGCATAATGTCCGAAGTGAATCACGGACCCATACTCATACGGAACAATGTCTCGATGGGGAACACAACCGGCATTCTTATCGCCGAAAGCGCAAAGACAACGGCAGCCAACAATACCTGTGTGAATAATATATCCGGCATCGTTATCCGATATTTGGACCGAGACCAGGGGGGAGAGGACTTTTCCCTGCGTGACCTTACGATCTTCAATAACATCATGGCACACAATTCCAAAGTTCAACTCGATGCCTCCGTCTGGGGCACAAGCAGCAAACAGGATCCGCTCAAAGATCCTGTGGCCGAAGGGTATCGCTCGGACTATAACATATTCTGGAATATGAACGACGGAACAGCCACAAACACACCGCCAGCAGCGGTCATCAGCTGGTCGAATCAGCTGTATACGACGCTATCGGACTGGAAGCGATCAGGAACGTGGGAAGAACATTCCCGGGTCATGAACCCCGGCATACGGGGATCGCGCTTTGGCGACATGCTTCCGCTCCCCGATCCGGAAATACTCAATGCAGGATTCTCAGGAAAGTCATCACAAGGCGTCGATCTGTTCTTTCGAACACGCGGCTTCGCTTCGCCGGGCGCTGCCGAACCGCCGCTTTACTTCCCGTGGTTCACACGCACGTATAAGGGCGAGGGTGAAGGTGAGGGCGAGTTCCCGATGCCGGACTAGGAAGCTATCATGGAGCACCGGCGTACGATGTTTTGTGCTACGGACCGACCGTTTCCGACACTTCGAATTCGACTTTATACTTCCATTCCCCGCCAAGCTTTATCTCCCCGCCACCGTCCTTCCGCGAAAGCTTCATGATGCCCTCGGGCCCGGTGATGCCGCCGCCGGAAAAGTCATCGAAGACACGCACGGCAATGACAGCATCACCTGCCTGCACTCTGTCCCCGGGTACTGGATATGCACGCTTGTGCGTCCACCATTGAGCCGTTTTCCCATCAGTAGCGCCGACCTCTTTTCCATTGAAATAGGCGATGTCATAATCATCGACGGTCCCGAGGGAAAGAAGAATATCCTTTCCTTCCCAATCCATTGGTATCGTAACGCGCAGGCGGAACCACACTGCACCGTTGATCATCAATCCCTCCTGCTCCCAGAGACCGGGCAATTTCATTGTTTTCCATGCATCATCATTGTACGATGAGTCGGCATATCCTTCGCCTGCCCCCTTGTTCCCGGGGTCCTTTATACGGTCGCCGCTCTTTGGCGCGAGATATACTTTTTTTGTCGGCGGCCCTGCGCTTGTTATGGGACCTATCATCGGTCCGGTAAGCGGAGTGCTCTTATGAAGATCGAACACGCGCGCATTGACTTCCTTCACCGCCGCATTGAGCAATGGATACGGTTCATCATTGCTGTTGACAAGCCCGTAATTGCCGTTCTCGGAAAGATTCGGCGGCGCTTGCCCGCCGTCGGGATGATCGTCCGTCCACTTATACCAGACGGTGCCGATGCAGAACGGGAGAGAGAACATGGTCTCCTGAAACATCGAGAATGCCTTGCTCCGCGCAGTCTGATCCTTCACGCGCTGTCCCGCGGCGTAGGTGCAGGGCAATCCCGCATCGAGCCCGTGATACGACCACTCGGTTATCATCATCGGGCGCTTCGTCCGCGAACCGATATAGCGCGCGTAGTCGGCTACGCGATATTCGCCGTATCCCGGTATCGGTTCATAGAGATATCCATCATCGACATTCGCATGCGCATACCAGTTTATTGAAACTACATCGCTGTATCTGCCGTAAATATCGTAAAGCTCTTCATAGACATAACTGTTCACGCCGGCGAAACGGCAGCCGAGTATCAGATGGTTGGGGTCGGCCTTGCGTATCGCATGGGTGGTTATCGCAAAATATCTCTCCGCGACAAGCCGTACATAACCGTCCTTATCTTTTTTTACCTGCTCCGCATTGCTCCCGAAAAGCTCCTTCATCGGCGCGATGGCCTCGAATGACGCGATGTCCGCACCCCATGCCTTATTGAACGCACGGATATCGCCGTATTTCCCTTTCAGATACGCGATGAGCGCAAGCTTGGCCGTATGCGTCGGAGGCTTCTTCATCGCATGCTCGAACAATCCGTACGATACCTGATGCCGATACACGCGCTTATCACCGAACCAGCCGAGCTCGTTATCGATGAAATAGCCGATGAGATACGGATCGTTGAAGCGCTCGGTGCGCTGGTCCATGACAATGGCGCAATGCGCCGGGAATTCCGGGTGGAACACGTTCGGGAACGCCATGCCGGGATGAGGGAGATAATTCTCCGGAATGACGATGTTGTATTCATCCCCGATGAAGCTAAACGTATCGCCCATCTTAAGCCATTCGGTGTACGGCATATTCGCTTCCGCAAGCGCTGTCGATTCTATCCCGACAGCGGAAAACCCCCAGTCGTCCATGCGGGATATCACGCTATCCGCCCATTGCCTCGACGACCCGTACTTCGCTTCTCGTACGCGATGCACGGGTGAATACCCGAGCTTGTGGCTTTTGCCGTCATTGAATCGAAGCTGATCG is a window of Spirochaetota bacterium DNA encoding:
- a CDS encoding LamG-like jellyroll fold domain-containing protein, translating into MTLRTIAALIMSAAVAFSVHAETRPVIEFLFDGSLRNTGTIGGTGLFSNPVPGEEACFGEGMINGCLDLTRTKGSAADKTVNHGGAVAIIAKELASATAVTVTGIIYPSAVDDLPRRIVSCSPLFQVYAQGGNLACAVANAKNETKWLSPRIAASANAPVYFAVSIDSSAKVFSAYQFTGAKLVKTAAEIDLPADAAAGAKIEIGNLNGQRPFKGFIDNVRIYNSVLPESDLAQIMKADTDDFVVPSIRAAVFPLKPAFEFSDRFDRYADREALIKKYLLTGINWAPTQAGLVLRSAPDNTFAVLRDEESAEMTVSAVMSVRESPGATWRMMGPAVYLNSENYWTTFFLAYPDGSKHSVGLGMRLDNSWPSEQKLTRTKATPGFAWEWNTPYRVSITISESNVSGRCEKMDGGVCWETAYALSGSAVTQGRAAMFARSVDARVSDFSVRAQSVLPRTQPVSRAYARPGIAEIARKKTGYFRTENIDGRWWFIDPNGNGFLAVSVDQLRFNDGKSHKLGYSPVHRVREAKYGSSRQWADSVISRMDDWGFSAVGIESTALAEANMPYTEWLKMGDTFSFIGDEYNIVIPENYLPHPGMAFPNVFHPEFPAHCAIVMDQRTERFNDPYLIGYFIDNELGWFGDKRVYRHQVSYGLFEHAMKKPPTHTAKLALIAYLKGKYGDIRAFNKAWGADIASFEAIAPMKELFGSNAEQVKKDKDGYVRLVAERYFAITTHAIRKADPNHLILGCRFAGVNSYVYEELYDIYGRYSDVVSINWYAHANVDDGYLYEPIPGYGEYRVADYARYIGSRTKRPMMITEWSYHGLDAGLPCTYAAGQRVKDQTARSKAFSMFQETMFSLPFCIGTVWYKWTDDHPDGGQAPPNLSENGNYGLVNSNDEPYPLLNAAVKEVNARVFDLHKSTPLTGPMIGPITSAGPPTKKVYLAPKSGDRIKDPGNKGAGEGYADSSYNDDAWKTMKLPGLWEQEGLMINGAVWFRLRVTIPMDWEGKDILLSLGTVDDYDIAYFNGKEVGATDGKTAQWWTHKRAYPVPGDRVQAGDAVIAVRVFDDFSGGGITGPEGIMKLSRKDGGGEIKLGGEWKYKVEFEVSETVGP